The genomic window TAAGCTCCAGAACCGCGCATATTAACAAGGTCAGATTGAGTGAGGGGGCCTTTAAGCGCGATCGCGGCTAGGGTTCTTAATGCTCCCACTCCTAAGTTTAGGGGTACTAAAGTTTCTACCAGATTTTGAAAGGGCGATCGCAGTTGTAAGCTGTAGCCATCTGAACTTTCAACTACTTCCAAGGCACTATCTCTATGGGCGTAGTCGGACATTAATTCAATTATCGCGTCTTTAGCGTCATCGCGATCGCATCCGGCATATTCCGCGATCGCCCCAATTGACAGCGGCTGTCCTTTCAAGTATAGAATCGCTTCTATTTTTGTAGCTAGGTTAGGCATGGAGATTTTGCATTTTAGATTTTAGATTTTAGATTGAGTCTTCGTAGGAGTCCAGAGGGGAAACCTCTACAATCTGCAAATCCTAAATCATCCCTGCCCCAACCTCCCTAGTGCGAAATCCAAAAATCACCCATCTTCAAAATAATGCTTCCTCATCAAGCATTGAGCTTAAAGTATTGCCACCAACATCAAAGGCTACTAAAATTTCACTTTCTTGGTCTTCTCTCTCTTGTAAAGATTGCCAGCCAGCTTGCCATTGAGAGCGGTCTTTTAGCAGTTTGGCATTAGTCCAAAAACGGACGTTGGGATCGCACGCGGAGACCATTTCGGCAAAGACAAAACTACCTTGGTTTTTACGATTGACGACTTGAAAATGTCGCCATCCCCACATTTTTTGCTGAGCCGTCCATTTGGAACCGACCAGGTAGGGAAATTTCTGCTTCTTCTGCATTTCCTAATCAATCAGATATTTCTTGAGGGAATACGCTCGGCATTCCAACCCATTTTTTTCTATACATATTACTAGCCGATCTACTTTTGGTTCCCAAATCCACCTGACCCGGTTGGCAATTTTTTGTCGCTTCTGGATCAGGCGTTTTAGTATGACTTCGTTGGGGCAAAGTATCTGGAAAGTAATTTGTCCGTCTTCTTCTATCTCGCGAAACAGGCAATCGCGAAGTATTGCACGGATGCTGCTGTCGAATTGACTGTGAAACTCCTTTAGCTGCTCAATCCAAGTTGTTTCCCTACAGTAAGGTGGTAGATTTTCTTCGTCGTCGTTAGGGTAGATGGGAAACATAGTTTTTAGAGGCTAAGGTTTTGTCCATCTTAGTGATATTTTGGGGTTTAAAAATCTAACCGGGCGATCGCTGCTTTGATTTAGCCAAGATTCGTGCGGCTATTACTCCGCCGATTAATCCAAACAAGTGCCCCTCCCAAGATATGCCAACTCGTGAAGGCAAAACTCCCCAGAGAACGCCGCCGTAGAAGAAACAAACTATTAAGGATAAGATAACGGCGATCGCGCTGCGTTCAAAAAAGCCGCGTAGCAACAAAAATCCTAGATAGCCAAATATAACCCCACTCGCGCCAATGTGGATGCTATTGGGTGCGCCAAACAGCCACACGCCAAGTCCGCCGACCAACATGGATGCGGCGGTTACGATGAAAAAGTCGCTAATCTCTCTGAGCATAATCAGCCAGCCAAGCACCAAGAATGGTACGGTGTTAGCGACTACGTGAGGCAAATTTGCGTGTAGAAAAGGTGCGAACAGAATGCCCCGCAGCCCGATAGTGGTGCGCGGTGCTATACCGTACAAGTTAAGCCTGCCTCTAAAAAACGCTAAATCAGCGATTTCCAGTATCCAAAAGATAGCGACGAATCCACCTAAGATAATGGCTTGGGTTTTAAGTTCGCGAGCGATCGCTGCTTTGTCTTCCCTGCT from Microcoleus sp. FACHB-831 includes these protein-coding regions:
- the scpB gene encoding SMC-Scp complex subunit ScpB — encoded protein: MPNLATKIEAILYLKGQPLSIGAIAEYAGCDRDDAKDAIIELMSDYAHRDSALEVVESSDGYSLQLRSPFQNLVETLVPLNLGVGALRTLAAIALKGPLTQSDLVNMRGSGAYQHVQELVELGFIRKRRQADSRSYWLQVTDKFPQYFELNQLPQQLNQASES
- a CDS encoding TIGR02450 family Trp-rich protein, with protein sequence MQKKQKFPYLVGSKWTAQQKMWGWRHFQVVNRKNQGSFVFAEMVSACDPNVRFWTNAKLLKDRSQWQAGWQSLQEREDQESEILVAFDVGGNTLSSMLDEEALF
- a CDS encoding rhomboid family intramembrane serine protease gives rise to the protein MSREDKAAIARELKTQAIILGGFVAIFWILEIADLAFFRGRLNLYGIAPRTTIGLRGILFAPFLHANLPHVVANTVPFLVLGWLIMLREISDFFIVTAASMLVGGLGVWLFGAPNSIHIGASGVIFGYLGFLLLRGFFERSAIAVILSLIVCFFYGGVLWGVLPSRVGISWEGHLFGLIGGVIAARILAKSKQRSPG